One genomic region from Cryptococcus gattii WM276 chromosome C, complete sequence encodes:
- a CDS encoding uncharacterized protein (Similar to TIGR gene model, INSD accession AAW42373.1), giving the protein MTRTLKLSDGKPIPSLAWGSGSGGINKEQQLVIDMGIHALKCGIRHIDTAQIYGTEGATGESFRASGLKREDVWITTKISDKLPTDKEAIRENVLASIARLQMKPDLLLIHNPFVVQDGNISQFWTYLEDLVLDGTLEGVSLGVSNFRPQDLEAILRVARIKPAANQLEYHPYVLVHLEPVLKIAAQHGIVTEAYGPLTPILRHPDGGPLKPVLERIAQRISKDSGKKLDSTTVLLLWTLQKGVVAVTTSKNEQRIKGLAEVETLPDLTAEEMEEIEKVGRTHHYRYYTEHMTEDFPNPDLPSAANSRNKSVH; this is encoded by the exons ATGACCCGCACCTTGAAACTCTCCGATGGCAAACCTATTCCTTCCCTCGCATGGGGAAGCGGTAGTGGTGGTATCAACAAAGAACAGCAGCTCGTGATTGACATGGGTATCCACGCATTGAAATGTGGCATCCGCCACATCGATACCGCTCAGATTTATGGGACTGAGGGAGCCACAGGCGAGTCTTTCAGAGCTTCCGGTCTAAAGAGAGAGGATGTCTGGATCACCACAAAGA TATCCGACAAGCTCCCTACCGATAAAGAAGCTATCCGGGAGAATGTTCTGGCATCCATTGCTCGGCTCCAAATGAAACCTGACCTTTTGCTCATCCACAACCCTTTTGTTGTGCAGGATGGTAACATCTCTCAGTTCTGGACATACCTTGAGGATCTCGTTCTTGATGGTACTTTGGAAGGTGTGAGTTTGGGAGTAAGCAACTTCAGACCTCAGGATTTGGAAGCTATCTTGAGGGTTGCTCGAATTAAGCCTGCTGCCAACC AGCTCGAATACCACCCTTATGTACTCGTTCACCTCGAACCTGTCCTCAAGATTGCTGCTCAGCATGGTATCGTAACTGAAGCTTACGGCCCTTTGACCCCCATACTCCGTCATCCTGATGGCGGGCCTCTTAAGCCAGTCCTCGAGCGTATCGCGCAACGTATTTCCAAGGACAGCGGTAAAAAGCTGGACTCCACTACCGTACTCCTCCTCTGGACTCTTCAGAAGGGGGTCGTCGCTGTCACAACTTCCAAGAATGAGCAGAGGATTAAGGGACTTGCAGAGGTGGAAACTTTGCCTGATTTGACTGCcgaagagatggaagaaatTGAGAAGGTCGGCCGAACCCACCACTACAGGTACTACACT GAACACATGACTGAGGACTTCCCTAATCCGGACCTTCCTTCTGCCGCCAATTCCAGGAACAAGTCAGTTCACTAG
- a CDS encoding leucine repeat containing protein, putative (Similar to TIGR gene model, INSD accession AAW42682.1), which yields MAAASVPGWATDELLEEWPESSPSPPPAPSKLPAIPQPQVNLDSVRAKRGSLRMLGQAAARPLPPSRSNSNISVSNGDGPGRIVSGQVDGGRGHVSGTGIDVGVLSPPSSVSSSDGRETLPAGTFIVKDGVEDDRGAHLAKNRMGSKDKDIFGALPLERMFDPPSPSVAVTGAATDAPQHTNHPTVSPEVFSSAPGSKLSEPPRKASHQYAPLNPSRLSKSVTPSSNDSFTTTMSSAPSIVAPQFMRPKVPEADDSMLQNSTISRSEDDDSALCNAVPIVQQDNGARSTLTVTQQAPSQSERTSSKSPIVRLQDCSNYSFTFESPRQSSYRSSRDYSSPMGSPFNPEVEVAVEGPSHSTLNFRSRTCQSEFTNEDRSPLNPPLRLFRSTYDTYTREHLSALVDSIAVEPSPSPPGTVSVRLNNGSFSVDSSTSPSQSASSTHFNSTPSSASDVRSSKRLRLSPASPPQKRPLRDWGAQGREMMNRLRNVEESVDGASLSRFSGSDDQGVVDELVHSDYVNHSPSPPLKDDPPTYSAQHAEAEPPRHRSNPSTSSSGYLRAAEDIMARIKLRKVSESASDSPALCNDQQVLSPLDGNRVWEELADQYSKCAKSKGKSRTAPSPRRMLRHLSASEEIKRVADEDGASDDEQSHDEVNPSLRRWPEQRRPTDQVLQANSNGSGGQSISHLPRFTADDINRYMSSSTHATSTTVSTSFVKHRGPRVAQNHGSSPAMRMIRPDDVEGVVPDKIGKMRYDRIQMRWVRELGPVDEAGESRLTGSEESVDVFAGIESLPGHLEDPSGSSGQMPTTHRLDESLREHEREIQENADDEQSGVERHETRSSVSITSDRDDDTVEDCPNLSPIELEGDATSEPMRIIEESKERSTPSSATSVFANASHHDATHDVPSAPLLLTPTPSAFAQKPIRSALRNAATPADKPKKRQGWSDETTPGPIARNITSASSGKRSVSFSDGKKAGKIIDLEVEMRTTRWQTSTKEECADIFKRESAVGDRSFLPSARTRRIQGLLDDMGEMTLDDETPCKPSSRQIEDTDRPFSRASLTSSPDSPSTVPIRSPHVARSSTYASRHAGNATFLTECSFGVAHDKLVEIITDIEPFNPHWDQLKSIDLRDKKADSVARLKEFLPNLDEVNLDDNAIGYLSGIPTTVRTLHVAGNLLTSLTAVNHLRNLQYLDISRNKLDSVAQLGCLIHLRELKVDDNAICDLEGIMNMDCLIKLSCANNKLDMLDLSAAKWSKLENLNLSNNRIANVRDLHKLSSVASINLEGNRLCAFTSQIPMPSVRVLRFSDNDIAFFDISLFPKIRTLYADNNLLSHLGRSEHSPPSRLENLSLRNQRSASLHLTFIDLENIRRLYVSGNVLTEDFFPPRPLYSLVYLEAAACKMSQWPRDFASNARHLKMLNLNYNYFTDLNGVKGMNNLRKLTLVGGRLGGEEAGKRDGRDVMAGLRGLQSLEELDLRMNPFTLSYYFPLLLPSPSPSSVLDPSTLTRNNQDRSRIDQSVAVPQAAWSTYDTRFRKNLPDEWYSKRLIYRGLIMQNCRKMRKLDGIVVEDGERKRANQLLEAAVGIRR from the exons ATGGCAGCTGCATCAGTCCCAGGGTGGGCAACAGACGAACTACTGGAGGAATGGCCAGAATCGTCCCCTTCACCCCCCCCTGCACCATCAAAACTTCCGGCAATTCCTCAACCTCAAGTTAATCTCGATTCTGTTCGGGCAAAGCGTGGGTCTCTCCGCATGCTGGGTCAAGCCGCCGCCAGGCCACTGCCACCTTCACGCAGCAACAGTAACATTTCTGTATCCAACGGTGATGGCCCAGGCAGGATTGTGTCTGGTCAGGTCGATGGTGGAAGAGGGCACGTCTCAGGAACAGGCATTGACGTCGGCGTATTATCACCTCCGTCGTCAGTGTCCTCATCAGATGGACGGGAGACCCTTCCCGCTGGCACGTTTATAGTGAAAGACGGAGTGGAAGATGACCGAGGTGCGCATCTTGCCAAGAACAGGATGGGTTCTAAAGACAAGGATATCTTTGGCGCGCTACCACTTGAAAGAATGTTTGATCCCCCATCGCCCTCTGTGGCGGTGACAGGCGCCGCCACAGATGCACCTCAGCATACAAACCACCCCACTGTATCCCCTGAAGTATTTAGCTCGGCGCCAGGCTCGAAACTGTCAGAACCTCCTCGGAAAGCGTCACACCAGTATGCTCCTCTTAATCCCTCTCGATTAAGCAAATCCGTCACGCCATCATCCAATGACTCTTTCACGACCACCATGTCCAGCGCCCCGTCAATCGTGGCCCCTCAATTTATGAGGCCGAAGGTGCCAGAAGCTGATGACTCCATGCTCCAAAATTCGACTATTTCAAGGAGCGAGGACGATGATTCGGCGCTATGCAATGCTGTTCCCATCGTCCAACAGGATAATGGGGCTCGATCAACACTCACTGTAACGCAACAGGCTCCATCGCAATCGGAAAGGACATCGTCAAAGTCCCCAATAGTCCGACTGCAGGACTGCTCTAACTATTCTTTCACCTTTGAATCCCCTCGTCAGTCTTCTTACCGAAGCAGTAGGGATTATTCTAGTCCGATGGGAAGCCCTTTCAACCCGGAAGTGGAGGTAGCTGTAGAAGGGCCTTCCCATTCCACCCTCAATTTTCGCTCTAGGACTTGTCAGTCCGAGTTTACAAATGAAGATCGTTCCCCTCTAAATCCCCCTCTGCGACTGTTTAGGAGCACTTACGATACTTACACACGTGAACACCTCTCCGCTCTCGTAGACAGTATTGCTGTCGAACCATCCCCTTCACCACCTGGTACTGTCAGCGTACGATTGAATAACGGGTCGTTTTCTGTAGATTCCTCTACCTCCCCATCTCAATCAGCCTCTTCAACGCATTTCAATTCAACACCGTCAAGTGCATCTGATGTTCGCTCATCTAAGCGACTTAGGCTTTCTCCTGCATCACCTCCCCAAAAGAGACCACTCAGGGACTGGGGTGCACAGGGTAGAGAAATGATGAATAGGCTGCGGAATGTGGAAGAAAGCGTAGATGGAGCTAGCTTGAGTAGGTTCAGCGGAAGCGATGACCAGGGCGTCGTCG ATGAATTAGTACATTCAGACTATGTCAACCATTCACCTTCGCCGCCCCTCAAGGACGATCCCCCTACTTACTCTGCGCAGCACGCCGAAGCTGAGCCCCCAAGGCATCGCTCCAACCCTtcaacctcctcctccgGCTATCTTCGAGCTGCGGAAGACATCATGGCTCGCATTAAGCTGCGCAAAGTATCCGAATCTGCTTCGGACAGTCCCGCGTTGTGTAACGATCAGCAAGTTCTCTCGCCACTCGATGGCAACCGTGTATGGGAAGAACTCGCCGACCAATACTCCAAGTGTGCTAAGTCCAAGGGCAAAAGTAGGACGGCACCTAGCCCAAGGCGCATGTTAAGACATCTAAGTGCGTCTGAGGAGATTAAGCGAGTTGCAGATGAAGACGGTGCCAGTGACGACGAGCAAAGTCACGATGAAGTGAATCCATCTCTCCGCCGATGGCCAGAACAAAGAAGGCCTACCGACCAGGTGCTACAAGCGAACAGTAATGGTTCGGGTGGGCAGAGCATATCTCATCTTCCGCGTTTCACAGCTGACGATATCAATCGCTATATGTCTTCTTCCACCCACGCAACCTCTACTACTGTCTCGACTTCATTCGTCAAACATCGTGGCCCCCGAGTAGCCCAGAATCATGGTTCTTCTCCAGCCATGCGTATGATTCGTCCGGATGACGTGGAGGGTGTAGTGCCTGATAAAATAGGCAAGATGAGATATGACAGGATTCAAATGAGATGGGTGAGAGAATTAGGCCCAGTGGACGAGGCCGGTGAGAGCAGATTGACCGGCAGTGAAGAAAGTGTAGACGTTTTTGCAGGGATAGAAAGTCTTCCGGGTCATCTTGAGGACCCAAGCGGAAGCAGTGGTCAGATGCCGACTACTCATCGTTTGGACGAGTCTCTGCGTGAACATGAAAGAGAAATACAAGAGAATGCCGATGACGAGCAAAGCGGGGTAGAACGGCACGAAACGAGGAGCTCTGTTTCCATCACAAGCGACAGAGACGACGATACAGTTGAAGACTGTCCCAACTTGAGTCCTATCGAACTGGAAGGAGACGCTACCTCGGAGCCTATGCGCATTATCGAGGAATCCAAGGAACGATCGACCCCTTCGTCAGCGACAAGCGTATTCGCCAATGCATCTCATCACGATGCAACACACGACGTGCCTTCAGCACCATTATTACTGACTCCCACACCTTCCGCTTTTGCCCAAAAACCCATTCGATCAGCTCTCCGCAATGCCGCAACACCTGCAGATAAGCCTAAAAAGCGCCAAGGGTGGTCTGATGAGACGACTCCAGGGCCTATTGCACGCAACATCACCTCTGCTAGTAGCGGCAAACGAAGTGTCAGCTTTTCTGATGGAAAAAAAGCTGGCAAAATCATCGATCTGGAGGTGGAGATGCGAACAACCAGGTGGCAAACATCTACAAAGGAAGAATGTGCCGATATATTCAAAAGAGAGTCGGCTGTTGGTGATAGAAGCTTCTTACCCAGTGCCAGAACAAGAAGAATCCAAGGGCTCCTGGACGATATGGGAGAAATGA CTTTGGATGACGAAACTCCTTGTAAACCTTCATCGCGACAGATTGAGGACACTGATCGTCCATTTTCTCGGGCATCGTTAACCAGCTCACCTGACTCCCCTTCAACTGTCCCCATTCGTTCCCCTCATGTGGCCCGCTCTTCCACCTATGCTTCTCGCCATGCTGGGAATGCAACTTTCCTTACGGAATGTTCCTTTGGGGTTGCCCATGATAAACTAGTGGAGATCATTACAGACATTGAGCCCTTCAACCCCCATTGGGACCAGTTGAAAAGTATCGATTTGAGGGACAAAAAAGCGGATAGCGTAGCCAGATTAAAAGAATTCTTGCCTAATTTGGACGAGGTTAACTT GGACGATAATGCGATTGGGTATTTGAGTGGCATACCGACGACAGTACGAACTTTACATGTTGCCGGTAATCTGTTGACCAGCTTGACTGCTGTAAATCACTTGAGAAACTTGCAGTATTTGGATATCTCTAGAAACAAACTTGACAGCGTCGCCC AGCTCGGTTGCCTCATTCATCTTCGAGAACTTAAGGTGGATGATAATGCCATTTGTGATCTGGAAGGTATCATGAACATGGACTGTCTAATCAAGTTAAGCTGCGCCAACAATAAACTGGATATGTTGGATCTGTCGGCCGCCAAGTGGTCAAAGTTGGAAAATCTAAACTTGAGTAATAATAGAATTGCCAACGTCAGAGACTTACACAAGCTGAGCTCTGTTGCTTCTATCAATCTCG AGGGGAATAGACTGTGTGCCTTCACATCTCAGATACCGATGCCAAGCGTTAGGGTTTTGCGATTCAGCGATAACGACATTGCGTTCTTTGATATTTCTCTTTTCCCTAAGATACGAACGCTTTACGCCGATAATAATCTTCTTTCACACCTAGGCCGGTCAGAGCATTCTCCTCCGAGTCGATTGGAGAACCTCTCACTTCGTAATCAACGCAGTGCCTCTCTTCACCTCACCTTTATTGATCTGGAAAATATCCGGCGGCTATACGTTTCGGGGAACGTCTTAACCGAAGACTTCTTCCCACCTCGACCGCTCTATTCCCTCGTTTATTTAGAAGCAGCTGCCTGCAAGATGAGTCAATGGCCGCGGGATTTTGCTAGCAACGCGCGTCACTTGAAGATGCTTAATCTCAACTACAATTATTTCACGGACCTTAATGGCGTGAAGGGGATGAACAACCTGAGAAAGTTGACACTGGTTGGTGGAAGGCTTGGTGGAGAGGAAGCTGGAAAGAGAGATGGTAGGGATGTCATGGCTGGGCTGAGAGGTTTGCAGAGCCTAGAAGAACTCGATTTAAG GATGAACCCTTTCACATTGAGTTACTACTTTCCCTTGCTGCTTCCTTCGCCATCTCCCTCTTCAGTGCTTGATCCTTCAACTCTGACAAGAAACAACCAAGATCGCAGCAGAATTGATCAGTCGGTGGCAGTCCCACAGGCAGCCTGGTCTACATATGATACCAGATTCAGAAAGAACCTTCCTGACGAGTGGTACTCAAAACGACTTATTTATCGTGGGCTCATAATGCAAAATTGTAGGAAAATGCGGAAACTAGACGGCATTGTGGTGGAAGAcggagagagaaagagagcAAATCAGCTTTTGGAAGCTGCTGTTGGTATTAGAAGATAG
- a CDS encoding uncharacterized protein (Similar to TIGR gene model, INSD accession AAW42369.1) — translation MLPRTRTLFTGMGAKVPSCALRTQITLLERSTARGALLRGSRSLSILSHDKAVQNGDDFHALMIGAGYAMFGTPEGPWNISSRLEKRLGPRLKVDAVIDINGPRAETALTEKRKSFVHEAYANTVVLPDVEEFKRRVSIGEAQEPRAVFVATPPIFRGGLGSQNNLEIKLNELFPNAAIFLEKPVATGVPAEQSIGEAKAVGAMLATQHNAPVSVGYVLRYLNAVREMKKIIEENNLTIMATNARYVTAYELAIKTDWWNKSIMQGPIIEQGTHICDLSRYFGGDVNVETICAHALEAHEKPGQLSKRNFDESVIPDDLRIPRATSASWKYESGAVGTMLHATALHGKDYAIELEVYADGYQLILSDPFGTPALHVRKPGSDVLEVYPTPGDDPYQSEIDVFIDAIEGKPDAKILCGYEDAAKTYEMTWAIRNSSEEWTRKLSRRYGRA, via the exons ATGTTACCCCGCACGAGAACTCTGTTCACCGGCATGGGAGCTAAAGTTCCCTCTTGCGCTCTTCGTACCCAGATTACCTTGCTCGAGCGATCAACGGCGCGAGGAGCCTTGCTTCGCGGTAGTCGCTCTCTAAGTATTCTAAG TCATGACAAGGCAGTTCAAAATGGCGATGATTTCCATGCTCTTATGATTGGTGCAGGCTAT GCCATGTTCGGTACTCCTGAAG GCCCTTGGAACATTTCGAGTAGACTTGAAAAGCGACTAGGACCACGACTGAAAGTCGATGCTGTTATTGACATCAACGGTCCTCGGGCAGAGACTGCCTTAACAGAGAAACGAAAGTCTTTCGTGCATGAAGCCTACGCCAACACGGTGGTATTGCCTGATGTAGAGGAGTTCAAGAGAAGGGTATCCATTGGGGAAGCTCAAGAGCCAAG GGCTGTATTTGTTGCCACACCGCCGATCTTCAGAGGTGGATTGGGATCACAGAATAACCTTGAAATCAAATTGAATGAGCTCTTTCCAAATGCTGCCATATTCTTGGAGAAACCTGTGGCGACAGGCGTCCCGGCTGAACAGAGTATTGGGGAAGCAAAGGCTGTAGGTGCTATGCTTGCTACTCAACACAACGCACCTGTGTCGGTCGGATACGTCTTACGATATCTGAATGCTGTTCGCGAGATGAAAAAGATCATTGAAGAGAATAATCTGACGAT CATGGCTACAAATGCTCGTTATGTTACTGCCTATGAATTAGCTATCAAGACA GATTGGTGGAACAAATCCATCATGCAAGGACCCATCATTGAACAAGGTACTCATATAT GTGATCTTTCGAGGTATTTCGGGGGAGATGTAAACGTAGAAACAATCTG TGCACACGCCCTTGAAGCCCATGAGAAACCGGGACAACTTAGCAAGCGAAACTTTGACGAATCTGTCATACCAGATGACCTTCGTATTCCCCGAGCTACTTCAGCCAGCTG GAAGTACGAATCGGGCGCTGTGGGCACAATGCTTCATGCAACGGCCTTGCACGGAAAAGACTATGCCATCGAGCTTGAGGTATATGCAGATGGA TATCAATTGAT TCTTTCCGACCCCTTTGGCACCCCCGCTTTGCATGTCCGTAAACCAGGTTCAGACGTCCTGGAAGTTTATCCCACCCCGGGGGATGACCCTTATCAGAGCGAGATAGATGTCTTCATTGATGCCATAGAAGGAAAGCCTGACGCTAAAATCCTATGTGGTTACGAAGACGCGGCCAAGACTTATGAGATGACTTGGGCTATAAGGAACTCTTCTGAGGAGTGGACGAGGAAGTTGAGTCGGAGATATGGACGGGCGTAA
- a CDS encoding GTP-binding protein, putative (Similar to TIGR gene model, INSD accession AAW42371.1), with protein MPRIRKKTSNRQNTRDRAKITKKAAEQKRKNKKVSKKDQTWKSKKKADPGVPNSFPFKDQVLAEIAEEKRKSEEDKIARREAAKTQKSNGAEDEADTPGVSSLGRTVLDRVPLTATSSIVATPPEDLDVPELIDTALPTLQEALDRADVICEVVDARDVLGGRSGYIESLVKEAEGRIILIINKIDLVPREVLQSWVSQLDIPTFLFKSALSLPPAPSSSRDPGPSFFIEPSVVLGREQLIAAAKKWSAEKKKSRKSDEPLVLALMGLPSVGKTSILNSLLPSTANKSRHVVAPLIPSAQSAKSLQPTTKAPVEVEIDVDGLKIKVIDTPGWDPVEDEKDEDEDEDEDEDEQDPEKWDKLEAKLSGDLLRRNLGRVDRVKDVFPLVNYIVQRSNHQDLMLAYNIPFFEKGDLEAFLTGLARAQQRIRKHGEPDLEGAARVLLRDWAHNTFPYYSLPSSISASDMDVDASSAADKYDMTEILGKCRGKKEMKKESSKGMIRFKGGEIDEREIILDDDYTAMMTSDDEEETDDEEKIDDEEEDEDEGSASDEEPFILGSDEGEVLELSEGTEPESESSPEPEPRLPSPSSSKPKKRRISEASVAPAKKAKRVSFARNIPDGKEERNIRGGKKGKGRK; from the exons ATGCCTCGAATAAGGAAGA AGACCTCGAACCGTCAAAACACTCGAGACAGAGCCAAGATCACCAAAAAGGCTGCTGAGCAGAAAAGAAAGAACAAGAAGGTCTCTAAGAAGGACCAGACTTGGAAATCAA AAAAGAAGGCCGATCCTGGTGTCCCTAACAGTTTCCCTTTCAAGGACCAAGTGCTTGCTGAAATCGCTGAAGAGAAGCGCAAG TCTGAAGAAGATAAGATCGCCCGCAGAGAGGCCGCCAAAACTCAAAAGTCTAACGGTGCCGAGGACGAGGCCGATACGCCCGGTGTATCGTCTCTTGGTCGTACTGTTCTAGATCGTGTCCCTCTCACGGCTACCTCTTCAATTGTCGCGACTCCTCCTGAGGATTTGGATGTTCCTGAGCTTATTGACACTGCCTTACCGACTCTTCAGGAAGCTTTGGACCGAGCTGATGTAATTTGTGAGGTCGTCGACGCGAGGGATGTCCTTGGTGGAAGAAGTGGGTATATTGAAAGCCTCGTCAAGGAGGCTGAGGGCAGGATTATTCTGATTATCAATAAAATTGATCTTGTGCCCCGAGAAGTCCTGCAGTCGTGGGTTTCTCAACTTGATATCCCCACGTTCCTTTTCAAATCTGccctttctcttccccCCGCCCCTTCGTCATCTAGAGACCCAGGACCATCTTTTTTCATTGAACCCTCTGTCGTTCTTGGGCGTGAGCAACTTATTGCTGCGGCCAAAAAGTGGTCTgcagagaagaaaaagTCTCGAAAGAGTGATGAACCCCTTGTCCTCGCCCTTATGGGTCTGCCATCTGTCGGTAAAACTTCTATCCTCAattctcttctcccttccaCTGCCAACAAGTCTCGACACGTCGTGGCCCCTCTTATCCCGTCTGCTCAATCAGCCAAGTCACTTCAACCTACGACCAAAGCACCTGTCGAGGTCGAGATAGATGTTGACGGTTTGAAAATAAAGGTCATCGACACTCCTGGTTGGGACCCGGTGGAGGAcgagaaggatgaagacgaagatgaagacgaagacgaagatgaaCAAGATCCAGAGAAGTGGGATAAACTTGAAGCCAAACTCTCGGGGGATCTTTTAAGAAGAAATCTGGGTCGTGTGGATAGGGTTAAAGATGTTTTCCCTCTAG TGAACTACATTGTGCAAAGATCCAATCACCAAGATTTGATGTTGGCTTATAACATTCCCTTCTTTGAGAAGGGTGATCTGGAGGCCTTTTTGACCGGTCTTGCCCGCGCTCAGCAAAGAATCAGGAAG CATGGCGAACCTGATCTAGAAGGAGCAGCGCGTGTTCTTCTGCGCGATTGGGCACACAACACTTTCCCTTACTACTCTTTGCCGTCCTCTATCTCTGCTTCCGACATGGATGTCGACGCTTCTAGCGCGGCTGACAAGTATGATATGACTGAAATATTGGGAAAATGCCGAGGCAAAAaggaaatgaagaaggaaagtAGTAAGGGAATGATCAGATTCAAAGGCGGGGAGATTGATGAGCGAGAA ATCATCCTTGATGATGACTATACCGCGATGATGACCTccgatgatgaggaagaaactgatgacgaggaaaaaattgatgacgaggaggaagacgaagatgagggGTCCGCCTCTGATGAAGAGCCCTTCATTCTTGGCTCAGACGAAGGGGAGGTTCTTGAGCTTTCTGAAGGTACAGAACCTGAGTCGGAATCTTCTCCCGAGCCTGAACCCCGACTTCCAtccccatcttcttccaagCCCAAGAAGCGTCGTATTTCAGAAGCTTCGGTCGCTCCTGCAAAGAAGGCCAAAAGGGTATCGTTTGCCAGGAATATACCTGATGGcaaggaggagagaaaCATCAGGGGTGGGAAAAAGGGCAAGGGGAGGAAGTAG